In one window of Arachis ipaensis cultivar K30076 chromosome B06, Araip1.1, whole genome shotgun sequence DNA:
- the LOC107645729 gene encoding F-box/kelch-repeat protein At3g61590-like — MAGETSWISHYDDDTGRDIGEFGSSLEPGEDGDKQTSVVSVDLILPDDLLERILAYLPVASIFRAGSVCKRWHDIVTSKRFLWNLSHVLHQKPWYFMFTSSDEPIGHAYDPILRKWYGIELPCIGTSNWFIASSCGMVCFMDNDSRSELCVCNPITKRFKKLEDPPGLKFSDYSALAISVSRESQCYTVAIVKSKQVPENFFQWDISIHIYNSEEVTWITPFTEVLLGWRGGDESVICNGVLYFLVYSTGAGLPANRHSLIGYNISNHSSQGSLTRNFIPVPCSLTCGRLMNLKEKLVMVGGIGKPDRPDIIKGIGIWVLNDKKWEDIARVPHKFFQGFGELDDVFASSGADDLIYIQSYGSPVLLIYDMSNKQWKWAQKCPVIKRFPLQLFTGFSFEPRLEIAP; from the coding sequence ATGGCTGGAGAAACTTCATGGATCAGTCACTATGATGATGACACAGGAAGGGATATTGGGGAGTTTGGCTCATCTTTAGAGCCTGGTGAAGATGGTGACAAACAAACAAGTGTTGTCTCTGTGGATCTTATTTTGCCGGATGACTTGTTGGAGCGGATCCTAGCCTACCTTCCTGTTGCAAGCATTTTCAGAGCTGGTTCTGTATGTAAAAGATGGCATGATATTGTCACTTCAAAGAGGTTTTTATGGAACCTTTCTCATGTTCTACATCAAAAACCTTGGTACTTCATGTTTACAAGCTCTGATGAACCAATCGGTCATGCATATGATCCCATCCTACGGAAATGGTATGGCATTGAACTTCCCTGCATTGGCACTTCAAATTGGTTCATTGCTTCATCATGTGGTATGGTTTGCTTCATGGACAATGACAGCCGAAGTGAATTGTGTGTATGCAACCCTATTACCAAAAGGTTCAAGAAGCTGGAGGACCCTCCGGGTTTAAAATTTTCTGATTACAGTGCACTAGCAATCTCAGTTAGTAGGGAATCTCAGTGTTATACAGTGGCAATTGTAAAATCCAAGCAAGTCCCTGAGAACTTTTTCCAGTGGGATATCTCAATTCATATATACAATTCTGAAGAAGTGACTTGGATAACACCTTTCACCGAAGTTTTGTTAGGGTGGAGAGGTGGTGACGAGAGTGTAATATGTAATGGGGTGCTATACTTTTTGGTTTACTCAACAGGGGCAGGTCTACCTGCAAATCGCCATTCCCTAATTGGATATAACATCTCCAACCATTCTTCTCAAGGTAGCTTAACAAGGAACTTTATTCCAGTACCTTGTTCTCTGACATGTGGCCGTTTGATGAATCTAAAGGAAAAGCTTGTAATGGTGGGAGGTATTGGTAAACCAGATAGACCTGACATAATCAAAGGAATTGGAATCTGGGTTCTAAACGATAAGAAGTGGGAAGATATTGCACGAGTGCCTCACAAATTCTTCCAAGGCTTTGGAGAGCTTGATGACGTTTTTGCCAGCAGTGGCGCAGATGATCTCATATATATTCAAAGTTATGGATCTCCTGTGCTGCTTATATATGACATGAGCAATAAACAATGGAAATGGGCACAGAAGTGCCCTGTGATAAAAAGGTTCCCACTTCAGCTTTTCACAGGTTTTTCCTTTGAGCCTAGGCTTGAAATTGCTCCATAG